The Gossypium arboreum isolate Shixiya-1 chromosome 6, ASM2569848v2, whole genome shotgun sequence DNA window GCGTCCGTCTTCCCCATCCACCTCCATTGCTCTCTATGAAACTCAAATGGCAAAGCTTCTCTCACATTTACTTTAATAGGAAATGAGATCTCAAATTGCAAATTGGGGACACCGATGACAACTTTGTGTTTTTGGGGGGAGGGACAGAAGGGTTTTAGAAATTAGGGTTTAAAACATGGTTTAATTTTTCCGTCAGATCCTGTGCTCTTTGAAGCTTTGAAGTTTAGTCCTCTTCTTTTAATGCCACATTAATTGTTTTGATGCAATATTTTAGCTTATTATGATCACAAATATCATGGATTTATTATGTCATGATCACTTAACTTTTTAACTCTCATTAAGCTAAAGACAGGGTCACCGtaacataataaataaaaaactaaatttttaaagttgaatgaCCAAAATGTAATTCTAAGCAAACATAAGTGACTGAACATGGAATTTAACCTCTACAAATTTTCACCGACATCTAATATCCCTTCCCTCTTTTTCTCGCTCCAAAAATTGCGTAGCAGAGCTTGCAATCTCGATCTTCTCTTTTTCTCGAGCTTTCTTTAATGGCACTTGcccattcctttttttttttaaataaaattctcACCGACGACTTTCTTGGTTTCATCCGCTTTGCTCTTTGGTAGTTGCCCCTTCTCTCCTCTTCGCCGCTGTAGACACATCAAATCGGTAAGCACGgctgaatttttttttaactgTTATTCGAACCCTGGGTTCACGGCTGAATTTATCAATTCATTATGTCTTGTTTTGATTTTGCTTTTACTTGCTAAATTTCCTTTCCTATCGACAAAACTTCAAACAGTAAAACCTTGAAAATAAACACCAAAATCTCAAAATTAAGGGGCTCCAGATTTGGCTGAGGAATCTACAATCACATCCTCTGAGTATACGTGAAAGAGACCTCCCCCAATCTCCTTGTAAGCGTTTCGTTTTATTAGTTTTATATATCTGTTGTTTGAAAGAACATTCGGATGCCTTGtctgaattgggaaaaatatGTTGTTGTTTTTGTTCAATTATTTTATCTGATTTTATTTAAATTCCTCAGATCCGTACAAGATAACGGGCAGAGGCAACAGTACGTATCCTACTGAAATGGACCTTCAACAGCTTCAGAATGGTACGCCATTAGAGAGATACAATGCTGAAAAGAACCGGTACCAGGAAAACTGTTATATTGGTGAATCATCAACTTCCCAGCTACAACCCGAACTAGAAATGAAAGAAGAGCATCACTTTCCAGAAGAGCGTAGTTGTTCCAGATCTGTATTGGAACGGATCGAAACTCTCATGGACAGGATTTACAGACAGAAAATGACCGTAAGTGCCATAATTGAATTTagtaattcatattcaattcgcATTATTGCTATTTATTATACATACATGTTGAAGGTAAAAAGAACCCTCATTGACTGACTTGCAAGGATTGGACCTTGCTTTATAAAGCACGGTTTATCCTGACCCTATAGTACCTTTTCTCTATGGACAATACCGTGAGAACGTTTGTCTCCAATCTAACACAGAATATTTTGTTTCTTAATACTTGGTTTGTGTGTATATTTGGTGAAATGAAGGACCAGGAGGCAGATATGAAATCTATATTATGCTTAGATCAGACGGTGAAGACATTACCCCTAGTCAATACCCAAAATATCAAGACTAACGATGGCAAGTTCAAGGATGACCATTTGGCAGAATATGAGATGATGAAAAAATTCCTTGAAACATATGAGTTAAAGCAAAATTTGCTACATGAAAAATTAGACCTACAACTATCTGAGGTAATCTAATGTTTACGAATCTAATTACTAAGTTTGATTTCATGATCTAAATCTCCAATTTAATTTTCTAACTTGCTTTTTCAGGATTCGGAAAATGCGAGTTTACCAACTGAGCAAAATGAGGTAGGCTAATATTTACAAATCTAATTACTAAGGGTCAGTTTAGCATTGCTTCTTAGAAACACTTTTTGCGACAAAAAGCACTTTTGAGAAAAAAGCATTTCTAAACTAGCCCTAAGTTTGATTTCATCATCCAAATCTCCAATTTTAACTTTCAAACATGGTTTTTCCGGACTTGGAAAAGCAAGTTTACCAACTGGGCTTCTTACAGTAGGTCTCAATATCTCAAGTAATTCTTAAACTTGCCCTTGTTTTCATCTCTCCTTCACAATCATTTATTTTTTTCTCACTTAAATTTCTGGATTAAATGTGAAGACTCCGAGAAAAGaggtataatatatatacatactgcATTGAACATCAGCTGGCCTAACTAGCATTTGAGAACATGGATGGTATAAGGTATCTGATAGAACACAAACATACACTACATTGAACATCACTCGGTCTAACTAGCGTTTGAGAGCATGGAGGGTATAGGCTATATGATAGAACACTTATAAAtgtatcaaatccataaatttgTTCAATTCATATTagtaaattcatatattttatattgttcaaATTCATAACGTTAAATCTCAGTCCTACTCGTCATTCTCATAATTTATACAGTAAATTTTTGTGTGTGTTTATTGTCTTAGTTTTCTTTGTCGTGTGCTCCTGCTCAAGATCGTGGAAGTTGCATGTCTTTTGAGTCTAAATTTGTTCATTTCATAAACCAACTTTACAACAACGACAACAGCAAAGTGGAGTACAAAGATTTTCAAGGCTTAGAAGATGCATTAGCAAACACTGCCTGGGGGAAAGTTCCAGACTACCTCAAATCTATTGGGATCCGAATAGAAGATGCTCGTGGAAAAGCTACTGGTTTTTTTCATACTGGAATACAAATTCTGGTCTGCGCTGTAATTAAAGAGATGGAACATATGTCACTTGAGGATTTGGATTGGGGTACATTGAAAAAGTGGACAGCTGCACTCAATTACGCAAATGAACATGGTTTTCAAGTAGGATTTGCTAATAATCTGTTGCAGTGGAATGTGGTTGCCTACTTTCAGAAAAAGGAGCTCAATCGGCTCTCATAGTTTATATTTAATCCTGCATCTAACAATCTTCTATGTTTTAATGTCTCATTTTGCGTTCTAAAATCGTGAGTTGTTGTCTTGGGTATGTTTTTGAGTCAGTACCGTATTTAATTTGTTTAATCAGTTTAATCATATGTGTCATATATCATACTTACATGGACAATCTAGTCCATATAATATCTATACGAGTCTTTACAATCTAATAGGGtagttttgaattttgaaatattaataagGATCAAATAGACGTTTTCAATTAAGCAAAATTCGACAATatcttattttaatttgattaaattctCATTAATACTTTATTTCAATTTctcatgattttaaattttgacaattttattaCAAGTTTTGATTATATTTgttcttttttatattattaaatttacaGCTACTTATAGCTCTTTTTAAAccataaataaaatgataatgtgCTTGACAGCTTAATCTTATATTCTCTCAATGCTAATCAAGTTAagatttaattagttaatttctcaaaatttaaactttcattataagctgttttatgaaataatttatttttcatttaactTTCATAATAAATTTCTATTAATTCTATATTTTtgtaaaacttttaaatttttataataaaatattaggaATAGATACAAAGTAACACAgttttcaatttttcatttttatttctcaCTATTATTCTTTTAGGCTCATGTTTTTGCTTTGTTCATTTGTAGTTTTCTACTGTTTTGAATTCTCAAACTGATCTTAATTTTATAATGACTAAAAAATATTAGATTTTAAATACAAACATAATAGAGggatcaaatttgaaaatttaccattatATTCTCATATCAAAGTTACAATTTGATGATTATCTTATAATTACTAAAAATTTAATCCTAAATGTAAGCATAGTGAGGATTGAACTTGTAATTTTATTAGAACTTATTATGCGTTTAAAAGAAAAGAACATGTGTCATGCATAAGCCATCCTTTTGTATATATTACTTTGGTTTTTGGTGTATCGCTttggatttattatttatttgtatttaaatatagagtaaaattttaaaagttaaaaataatttaagtttCTATTTACTTtatacatttgaaatttagtatccttattttatttttagaatttaatttctttaatttttaaaataaaaatttaaattcaattgtTATCaccattaaaattttcaattaaattcaatGGTATGATATTTATAAAATCGGAAAAATTCACTTATTAGTGATATGATAAAAATTATGTTGAGAATGCTTATATAATTTTTTTCCtcaaaaacatgcattcaaaCTCATCATGATAAATTTTTTTTGTTAGAATAGTG harbors:
- the LOC108484122 gene encoding uncharacterized protein LOC108484122: MDLQQLQNGTPLERYNAEKNRYQENCYIGESSTSQLQPELEMKEEHHFPEERSCSRSVLERIETLMDRIYRQKMTDQEADMKSILCLDQTVKTLPLVNTQNIKTNDGKFKDDHLAEYEMMKKFLETYELKQNLLHEKLDLQLSEDSENASLPTEQNEFSLSCAPAQDRGSCMSFESKFVHFINQLYNNDNSKVEYKDFQGLEDALANTAWGKVPDYLKSIGIRIEDARGKATGFFHTGIQILVCAVIKEMEHMSLEDLDWGTLKKWTAALNYANEHGFQVGFANNLLQWNVVAYFQKKELNRLS